Proteins co-encoded in one Bacillus infantis NRRL B-14911 genomic window:
- a CDS encoding histidine phosphatase family protein, giving the protein MLFMDGTVAVTLFRHVLTEQNRHKAYLGWSDSALCHEEKRRFEGWARSLPEFPFIFSSDLGRCLETAGLLPGGDALKLKELREINFGKWEGGVYEELKNDPAYQAWLNDPFTAPIPEGEDYGQFSERVRHGWEKVRTILIRHEGTKAAVVTHGGVIRQLLTMLAPEERPFWEWTAPHAGAITLIWEDNGFRRGERCTLLLEEASTGKLPG; this is encoded by the coding sequence ATGCTTTTTATGGATGGTACTGTGGCTGTTACATTATTTCGCCATGTCCTGACAGAACAAAACAGGCACAAAGCCTATCTCGGCTGGTCAGACTCTGCCTTATGCCATGAAGAGAAACGAAGATTTGAAGGCTGGGCCCGCTCCCTGCCTGAATTTCCTTTCATTTTTTCAAGCGATCTGGGACGCTGCCTCGAGACTGCCGGTCTTTTGCCCGGAGGAGATGCTCTCAAGCTGAAGGAGCTGCGGGAAATAAATTTTGGCAAATGGGAAGGCGGTGTCTATGAAGAGCTGAAGAATGATCCTGCCTACCAGGCCTGGCTCAATGATCCTTTTACCGCCCCGATACCGGAAGGCGAGGATTATGGGCAGTTTTCTGAAAGGGTCAGGCATGGCTGGGAAAAAGTCAGGACCATCCTGATCCGGCATGAAGGAACAAAAGCTGCTGTCGTCACGCACGGCGGGGTGATCCGGCAGCTGTTGACAATGCTTGCCCCAGAGGAAAGGCCGTTCTGGGAGTGGACAGCCCCGCATGCCGGCGCCATCACACTTATCTGGGAAGACAATGGGTTCAGGAGGGGTGAAAGATGCACTTTATTATTGGAGGAAGCTTCAACGGGAAAGCTGCCTGGGTGA
- a CDS encoding bifunctional adenosylcobinamide kinase/adenosylcobinamide-phosphate guanylyltransferase, which produces MHFIIGGSFNGKAAWVKRQYAEEKASWHSAYKGVRLPEAADAATDCVILEGIEQWIREDIKRMDKDPARALWKERLDDWLRWEAGVQERKLVLIGTDITKGIVPMEKEDRDWRDAAGWIFQDAAAAAERVDLIWYGISRKLK; this is translated from the coding sequence ATGCACTTTATTATTGGAGGAAGCTTCAACGGGAAAGCTGCCTGGGTGAAGAGGCAGTATGCAGAAGAAAAGGCTTCCTGGCATAGTGCTTACAAGGGCGTGCGGTTGCCTGAAGCTGCTGATGCAGCGACAGACTGTGTCATTCTGGAAGGAATCGAACAGTGGATCCGCGAAGATATAAAGAGAATGGATAAGGATCCGGCAAGAGCCCTGTGGAAGGAGCGGTTAGATGATTGGCTCCGCTGGGAAGCTGGTGTGCAGGAAAGAAAACTGGTGCTGATCGGGACAGATATCACAAAAGGGATTGTACCGATGGAAAAAGAAGACCGGGATTGGCGGGATGCCGCCGGGTGGATATTCCAGGATGCCGCAGCAGCTGCTGAAAGGGTCGATCTGATCTGGTATGGCATCAGCCGGAAATTAAAATAA
- a CDS encoding cob(I)yrinic acid a,c-diamide adenosyltransferase, with translation MRIYTRTGDKGQTSIIGGRVDKDDVRVEAYGTVDEVNCFVGQAMTELDGEVFKDVLDDLEKIQHELFDCGGDLANVSAKRELKLGQESIDYLESRIDEFIEEAPELERFILPGGSKPSASIHIARTVSRRAERLIVTLIKTEEKVPEVCLQYMNRLSDYFFALARVINFRLQVKDVEYVRSAKVFRGGKRKEN, from the coding sequence ATGAGGATTTATACAAGGACAGGCGACAAAGGGCAGACAAGCATCATTGGCGGCCGGGTGGATAAAGACGATGTCCGGGTTGAAGCGTATGGCACGGTTGATGAGGTGAACTGCTTTGTCGGACAGGCCATGACTGAGCTGGATGGGGAAGTATTCAAGGATGTCCTGGATGATCTGGAAAAGATTCAGCATGAGCTGTTTGACTGCGGAGGAGACCTGGCCAATGTGTCGGCTAAAAGGGAACTGAAGCTTGGGCAGGAATCCATCGATTATCTGGAAAGCAGGATCGATGAATTCATTGAAGAGGCGCCCGAGCTAGAACGCTTCATCCTCCCTGGAGGTTCAAAGCCTTCTGCTTCCATCCATATAGCAAGGACGGTATCCAGAAGGGCAGAGCGGCTCATCGTCACACTCATCAAAACAGAAGAGAAGGTTCCGGAAGTTTGCCTGCAGTATATGAACCGCCTCTCTGACTACTTCTTCGCATTGGCGAGGGTGATTAATTTCCGCCTTCAAGTGAAGGATGTGGAATATGTTCGCAGTGCGAAGGTTTTCCGCGGCGGAAAGCGCAAGGAGAACTGA